A single window of Methanothermobacter marburgensis str. Marburg DNA harbors:
- a CDS encoding ThiF family adenylyltransferase, translating into MEISELEGKKVPHGEVTLVGAGRLGFRTALNLMQIHRGGPERIKVIDGQKVSADDLIFRLMGAKIGEYKVKFIESLACDGFSRTVQGIPEYITGDNLRLIGGDVVCVEIAGGDTLPITTEIIRYAQERGAATISTMGVFGIGEEDVSVVDIDEADPENPIAAYLQAEGIHEHVLVGTGKLIRDWEPVTPHVLDRVSEVMTAEILKLLRGAQR; encoded by the coding sequence TTGGAGATCTCTGAACTTGAAGGTAAAAAGGTGCCCCATGGAGAGGTCACACTTGTCGGTGCAGGGAGGCTGGGCTTTCGCACCGCCCTCAACCTCATGCAGATCCACCGTGGGGGCCCTGAAAGGATAAAGGTCATCGACGGCCAGAAGGTATCTGCAGATGACCTGATATTCCGCCTCATGGGGGCGAAGATAGGTGAATACAAGGTGAAGTTCATTGAATCCCTCGCCTGTGATGGCTTTTCAAGGACCGTTCAGGGCATACCCGAGTACATCACAGGGGACAACCTTAGACTCATAGGAGGGGATGTGGTCTGTGTGGAGATTGCGGGGGGTGATACCCTGCCCATCACCACAGAGATAATCCGGTATGCCCAGGAGAGGGGGGCAGCCACCATCAGCACCATGGGAGTATTTGGGATAGGTGAAGAGGACGTCTCAGTGGTGGATATAGATGAAGCTGACCCTGAAAACCCCATTGCAGCATATCTGCAGGCTGAGGGTATCCACGAGCACGTCCTTGTGGGTACAGGTAAACTCATAAGGGACTGGGAGCCTGTAACACCCCACGTCCTGGACAGGGTCTCAGAGGTTATGACGGCAGAGATACTCAAACTCCTTCGGGGTGCTCAGAGATGA
- a CDS encoding Coenzyme F420 hydrogenase/dehydrogenase, beta subunit C-terminal domain: MEMKYLLARATDEEIQRKGECGGAVTAIFKYMLDKEVVDAVLTLERGYDVYDGIPVLLEDSSGIESTCGSLHCAPTMFGDLISRYLSDMRLAVAVKPCDAMAIRELEKRHQIDPDKVYKIGLNCGGTLAPVSAREMIETFYEIDPDDVVSEEIDRGKFIVELRDGSHREISIDYLEEEGFGRRENCQRCEIMVPRNADLACGNWGADDGWTFIEVNTERGQEIIEGARSSGYIEAREPSEKMVKIREKIENAMISMARKFQDKYLDEEYPSLDEWDEYWKRCINCFACRDACPVCFCRECELEKDYLLESDEKAPDPLTFQGVRLSHMGFSCINCGQCEDVCPMDIPIARIYHRIQKKYRDRTGFTAGVSQELPPMYSGEKD, encoded by the coding sequence ATTGAGATGAAGTACCTCCTTGCACGGGCTACAGACGAGGAGATTCAGAGAAAAGGAGAATGTGGAGGAGCGGTGACAGCCATATTCAAGTACATGCTGGATAAAGAAGTTGTGGACGCTGTACTAACACTGGAAAGGGGATATGACGTGTATGATGGAATCCCCGTTCTACTTGAGGATTCTTCAGGTATAGAATCAACCTGCGGATCCCTGCACTGCGCACCCACCATGTTCGGGGACCTCATATCCCGCTATCTAAGTGATATGAGGCTGGCCGTAGCTGTAAAACCCTGTGATGCAATGGCAATAAGGGAGCTTGAGAAGAGGCACCAGATAGACCCTGATAAGGTATACAAGATCGGGCTGAACTGCGGCGGAACCCTTGCCCCTGTATCCGCCCGGGAAATGATAGAGACCTTCTATGAGATAGACCCTGATGATGTTGTGAGTGAGGAGATTGACAGGGGTAAATTCATAGTGGAACTCAGGGACGGAAGTCACAGGGAGATATCAATCGATTACCTTGAGGAGGAGGGTTTCGGGAGACGGGAAAACTGTCAGCGATGCGAAATAATGGTCCCACGCAACGCTGACCTAGCCTGTGGAAACTGGGGTGCAGATGACGGATGGACCTTCATAGAGGTTAACACTGAAAGAGGTCAGGAGATCATTGAAGGTGCCCGCAGCAGCGGATACATTGAGGCGAGGGAACCCTCTGAGAAGATGGTGAAGATAAGGGAGAAAATTGAAAATGCAATGATCAGCATGGCCAGGAAGTTTCAGGATAAATACCTTGATGAGGAATACCCCTCACTGGATGAATGGGATGAGTACTGGAAGCGCTGCATAAACTGCTTTGCCTGCAGGGATGCCTGTCCGGTATGCTTCTGCAGGGAATGTGAACTTGAAAAGGACTACCTCCTGGAATCAGATGAAAAGGCACCGGACCCCCTTACATTCCAGGGAGTGAGGCTCTCGCACATGGGTTTCAGCTGTATAAACTGCGGTCAGTGTGAGGATGTCTGCCCAATGGACATACCCATTGCAAGAATCTACCACAGGATACAGAAAAAATACCGTGACAGAACAGGATTCACAGCAGGGGTGAGCCAAGAACTGCCCCCAATGTACAGCGGGGAGAAGGATTAG
- a CDS encoding DUF1188 domain-containing protein, whose amino-acid sequence MKHHETGITETVKTFFSTYRVYDIIKHISAVKSAAVTEWLAEIDMKPESALIIGSYFTGAAIAGSLDCDVTVADINPQTRFILDDNVNFQEGLMDLRGHWDLLVDTTGLGGVTEDELRGISADTFIVEDPASDGSDDTIRRFNRTRERLRMVESDISGALHTYGIGSKTSGTMTLTVDVLRRSMADALEFEGVLYATATLEFFERILFKDRDPERFLRNLESPALVVSSLEDLECDGIIEGNLEMIKSRIIPE is encoded by the coding sequence ATGAAACACCATGAAACAGGCATAACCGAGACGGTTAAAACATTCTTCTCAACATACAGGGTATACGACATAATCAAGCACATATCGGCAGTTAAATCAGCCGCGGTTACTGAATGGCTCGCTGAAATCGATATGAAACCTGAAAGTGCCCTTATAATCGGCTCATACTTCACAGGTGCTGCGATTGCAGGTTCACTTGACTGTGATGTGACCGTTGCAGATATAAACCCACAGACACGTTTTATCCTTGATGATAACGTGAATTTCCAGGAGGGTCTTATGGACCTCAGGGGTCACTGGGACCTTCTGGTTGATACAACAGGTCTCGGGGGTGTCACCGAGGATGAGCTGAGGGGCATCAGCGCGGACACATTCATCGTTGAGGACCCAGCATCAGATGGCAGCGATGATACTATAAGGAGATTCAACAGAACACGTGAAAGGCTCAGAATGGTTGAATCTGACATTTCAGGGGCCCTGCACACCTATGGCATTGGCTCCAAGACCTCCGGTACAATGACTCTCACAGTTGATGTCCTGAGGAGGTCGATGGCCGATGCACTTGAATTTGAGGGTGTGCTCTATGCAACAGCAACCCTTGAATTTTTTGAGAGGATACTCTTTAAGGACAGGGACCCTGAAAGATTCCTGAGAAACCTTGAATCGCCTGCCCTTGTGGTTTCCTCACTTGAAGATCTTGAATGTGATGGGATCATAGAGGGGAACCTTGAGATGATAAAATCAAGAATAATCCCTGAATAG
- a CDS encoding Nif3-like dinuclear metal center hexameric protein — protein sequence MSKGDTIRIESFIEFMESLAPPEIALQGDRIGYHGPEIEVESVLVLMDYLDDVPVDGYDLLVLHHPPQVEPPIPYYVAHSNWDVADGGACDALADALGLDVESFLDPETGLGRICRGDITLEELMERTCDLRPGTVRVVNPREYLDRVAVVSGFGLSDRDLIKRAFSEGAYVYLSGDLTHASAVLARNLNMTLIDAGHHATEMPGLLRLCDMIEGLGLVVDITDTGTPWTEYRYETF from the coding sequence ATGTCCAAAGGTGATACCATCAGAATAGAATCATTTATAGAGTTCATGGAGAGCCTGGCACCGCCTGAAATTGCACTTCAAGGTGACAGGATAGGATACCATGGTCCTGAAATTGAGGTTGAATCCGTCCTGGTGCTCATGGACTACCTGGATGATGTGCCTGTGGATGGATATGACCTCCTGGTCCTCCACCACCCACCCCAGGTTGAACCTCCGATTCCCTACTATGTCGCACATTCCAACTGGGACGTTGCCGATGGTGGTGCCTGTGATGCACTTGCAGATGCCCTTGGACTGGACGTTGAATCCTTCCTTGACCCTGAAACCGGACTGGGACGCATATGTCGTGGGGACATTACACTGGAGGAGCTCATGGAAAGAACATGTGATCTGAGACCAGGGACGGTGAGGGTGGTGAACCCCAGAGAATACCTGGACCGGGTGGCGGTTGTATCAGGTTTCGGTCTCTCAGACAGGGACCTCATAAAAAGGGCCTTCTCTGAGGGGGCCTACGTTTATCTATCAGGTGACCTCACCCATGCCTCGGCGGTTCTTGCAAGAAACCTCAACATGACACTCATTGATGCGGGTCATCATGCAACGGAAATGCCAGGACTCCTGAGACTCTGTGATATGATAGAGGGCCTCGGGCTGGTGGTGGACATTACTGATACAGGTACTCCATGGACAGAGTACCGCTATGAAACATTCTAG
- the hmd gene encoding 5,10-methenyltetrahydromethanopterin hydrogenase, producing MKLAILGAGCYRTHAASGITNFSRACEVAEMVGKPEIAMTHSTITMGAELKELAGVDEVVVADPVFDNQFTVIDDFAYEDVIEAHKEDPEKIMPQIREKVNEVAKELPKPPEGAIHFTHPEDLGFEITTDDREAVADADFIMTWFPKGDMQPDIINKFIDDIKPGAIVTHACTIPTTKFYKIFEQKHGDLVTKPETLNVTSYHPGAVPEMKGQVYIAEGYASEDAIETLFELGQKARGNAYRLPAELLGPVCDMCSALTAITYAGILSYRDSVTQVLGAPASFAQMMAKESLEQITALMEKVGIDKMEENLDPGALLGTADSMNFGASAEILPTVFEILEKRKK from the coding sequence ATGAAACTTGCAATACTAGGTGCGGGATGTTACAGGACCCACGCGGCCAGTGGAATAACAAACTTTTCCAGGGCCTGTGAAGTCGCTGAAATGGTTGGAAAACCAGAAATAGCCATGACCCATTCTACAATAACAATGGGTGCTGAGCTGAAGGAACTTGCAGGTGTCGACGAAGTGGTCGTTGCAGACCCTGTATTCGACAACCAGTTCACAGTCATAGACGACTTCGCCTACGAGGACGTCATAGAGGCCCACAAGGAGGACCCTGAAAAAATAATGCCACAGATCAGGGAAAAGGTCAACGAAGTCGCCAAGGAGCTTCCAAAACCACCAGAAGGTGCAATACACTTCACACACCCTGAAGACCTTGGATTTGAAATAACAACAGACGACAGGGAAGCGGTTGCAGACGCAGACTTCATCATGACCTGGTTCCCAAAGGGTGACATGCAGCCAGACATAATAAACAAGTTCATAGACGACATAAAGCCTGGTGCAATAGTCACACACGCCTGCACAATTCCAACCACCAAGTTCTACAAGATCTTTGAACAGAAACACGGCGACCTGGTAACCAAACCTGAAACACTCAACGTAACATCCTACCACCCAGGCGCTGTTCCTGAAATGAAGGGACAGGTATACATTGCAGAGGGCTACGCCTCAGAGGACGCAATAGAAACCCTCTTCGAACTCGGACAGAAGGCCAGGGGTAACGCATACCGGCTACCAGCAGAACTCCTCGGTCCTGTCTGTGACATGTGCTCAGCACTGACAGCAATAACCTACGCAGGTATACTATCCTACAGGGATTCAGTTACACAGGTACTCGGCGCACCAGCAAGTTTCGCACAGATGATGGCCAAGGAGTCCCTGGAGCAGATAACAGCTCTCATGGAAAAGGTTGGAATAGACAAGATGGAAGAGAACCTCGACCCCGGTGCACTCCTGGGTACAGCTGACTCCATGAACTTCGGAGCATCAGCAGAGATACTTCCAACCGTCTTTGAAATCCTCGAGAAGAGGAAGAAATAA
- the hmdB gene encoding 5,10-methenyltetrahydromethanopterin hydrogenase cofactor biosynthesis protein HmdB, translating to MMDKILKKAADGCPLDDNEVIQLFQIKDPKDFALLMETAFSIMKERRGVIKLTSTVHITNMCQVRPRCGYCGFAAGTSRDGYYSSFFKTDDEILEAARIIEKSGIPRVSCSGAHGFNGEHAVKAAEIVKENTSLELLINVGSDLNRASVEKLADYSTDTVCCNLETVNRGLFRRVKPGERIEDRIRICELVCESGMELSSGLLIGLGESYADRLAHLRFLGEFETLGEIPIMGFNPYPGTPMENHPPCPLDEQMKTIAITRIMYPDIRITVPTPTIGPENVRFSLMAGADNLATVIPDGYPYDVKGVGSPRYGNLNDVLRVVNELGLKPQISANPAADGVALL from the coding sequence TTGATGGATAAAATACTCAAAAAGGCGGCTGATGGATGTCCCCTCGATGATAACGAGGTTATACAGTTATTCCAGATAAAAGACCCGAAAGATTTTGCCCTTCTAATGGAAACAGCATTCAGCATCATGAAGGAGCGCAGAGGGGTTATCAAGCTCACATCCACAGTCCACATAACAAATATGTGCCAGGTTAGGCCAAGGTGCGGCTACTGTGGATTTGCCGCCGGAACATCACGTGATGGATACTACAGTTCATTTTTCAAAACCGATGATGAGATCCTTGAAGCCGCCAGGATAATAGAAAAATCTGGAATACCCAGGGTCAGCTGCTCAGGCGCCCATGGATTCAACGGTGAACACGCTGTTAAGGCAGCGGAAATAGTGAAGGAGAACACCTCACTTGAACTGCTCATAAACGTTGGATCCGACCTTAACAGGGCATCAGTGGAAAAACTTGCGGATTACAGTACTGACACTGTATGCTGTAACCTTGAAACCGTCAACAGAGGACTTTTCAGGCGTGTGAAACCCGGGGAGAGGATAGAGGATCGAATAAGAATCTGTGAACTTGTATGTGAAAGCGGAATGGAACTATCAAGTGGTCTCCTTATAGGTCTCGGTGAGAGTTACGCTGACCGCCTTGCACACCTGCGATTCCTTGGTGAATTTGAAACGCTTGGAGAGATACCCATCATGGGATTCAACCCCTACCCTGGAACCCCAATGGAGAACCATCCTCCCTGCCCCCTGGATGAACAGATGAAGACCATAGCCATCACACGTATCATGTACCCCGATATAAGAATAACGGTTCCAACACCCACCATAGGTCCCGAAAATGTCCGTTTCTCACTCATGGCCGGGGCAGATAACCTTGCAACGGTTATACCCGACGGTTACCCCTATGATGTCAAGGGTGTAGGGTCCCCAAGATACGGAAACCTCAACGATGTGCTGAGGGTTGTGAATGAACTGGGACTGAAGCCCCAGATATCAGCAAACCCCGCTGCGGATGGGGTTGCCCTGCTCTGA
- a CDS encoding DUF3236 domain-containing protein, whose protein sequence is MLEDIIASAYLESAEDRRRGDREEEVRAVRDYISGAQRIVVPNWNREKVDVINEVLRSFNLREAEHLQFNTNWADLTRMPAVTKALMALDISGADLVIARGRLGVPGSGSLLVIMDSRGRILSAAMSPPHVIHEMGVQEAVRSEMTHALERIGFKRGSE, encoded by the coding sequence ATGTTAGAGGATATAATAGCCAGCGCATACCTTGAGTCTGCAGAGGACCGTCGCAGAGGAGACCGTGAAGAGGAAGTCAGAGCAGTGAGGGACTATATAAGCGGCGCTCAAAGGATTGTGGTGCCAAACTGGAACAGGGAAAAGGTTGATGTGATAAACGAGGTCCTAAGATCCTTCAACCTCAGGGAGGCGGAGCACCTTCAGTTCAACACCAACTGGGCGGACCTCACAAGGATGCCGGCCGTTACAAAGGCCCTCATGGCACTGGACATCTCAGGGGCAGATCTTGTTATTGCCCGCGGACGGCTTGGGGTTCCGGGTTCTGGATCGCTCCTTGTGATCATGGACTCCAGGGGGAGGATACTTTCAGCTGCCATGTCACCCCCCCACGTTATACACGAAATGGGGGTTCAGGAGGCCGTGAGATCAGAGATGACCCATGCCCTTGAACGGATAGGCTTCAAAAGAGGATCAGAATGA
- the hmdC gene encoding 5,10-methenyltetrahydromethanopterin hydrogenase cofactor biosynthesis protein HmdC produces the protein MHDIIREAVDNPEAAWEIMKMDRDVTEVVDAISDLSREDKIKLGATFKRFPLGCDLTEIIVGTCASDLERMDLIGNCILSDTIGATIHVCAYAFADIAENYGMRPVELMREVRETTEVPLDLDHFGRYGPMRFPRSITGCGGQCYLEGPPFEGCPRERIHSRLLEKEREGLPDRDEWVELASSVAVNLTPVQGAETHAAPLDEAREVFELARKHGKGVEAIMFVGDGYDDLISGFEAGLDMGVDVFVLEGGPFNLASDRLDAFAGAVAAARILTPGRIVATNGAYEDECRIGLRAGLNAIITGFPKNHHGYMCGYSPGTARRGKFGLPRVMKIMREEVEAALTPVPVQKPQLEALAAAVKASGRENVYPETIGHTYVGDAHWACLPSTPLYERVNIERDVDTLAEMTRNGDIHGTVAIFGARFVSWVIAKKLDGMVDEFVLVDSDPWVEWVSVDNLRSEIKTEVRCGGSSDADAYRDSDSAIVSTTIPEIAAKISGKFRDAVTLV, from the coding sequence ATGCACGATATCATCAGGGAAGCAGTGGATAATCCTGAAGCTGCATGGGAAATCATGAAAATGGACAGGGATGTCACCGAGGTGGTGGATGCAATTTCTGACCTTTCAAGGGAGGATAAGATTAAGCTGGGGGCCACCTTCAAGAGGTTCCCCCTGGGCTGTGACCTCACAGAGATCATCGTGGGCACCTGCGCATCTGACCTTGAGAGGATGGACCTTATTGGAAACTGCATCCTTTCAGACACGATAGGTGCAACAATACACGTATGTGCCTATGCATTCGCAGATATAGCCGAGAACTACGGTATGAGGCCTGTGGAGCTCATGAGGGAGGTGCGGGAGACCACAGAGGTCCCCCTGGACCTTGACCACTTTGGAAGATACGGTCCCATGAGGTTCCCCAGATCAATAACCGGATGCGGAGGACAGTGTTACCTTGAGGGACCCCCATTTGAGGGTTGTCCCCGCGAAAGAATACATTCAAGACTCCTTGAAAAGGAAAGGGAGGGCCTGCCTGACAGGGACGAATGGGTTGAACTCGCCTCCTCTGTGGCGGTTAACCTGACACCGGTTCAGGGGGCTGAAACCCATGCAGCACCCCTTGATGAGGCACGCGAGGTTTTTGAACTTGCTAGAAAGCATGGTAAGGGTGTTGAGGCCATAATGTTCGTTGGAGACGGATACGATGACCTCATATCTGGCTTTGAGGCAGGACTTGATATGGGTGTCGATGTCTTCGTACTGGAGGGCGGCCCCTTCAACCTTGCATCTGATAGACTTGACGCCTTTGCAGGGGCCGTTGCTGCAGCAAGGATCCTCACACCAGGCAGAATTGTTGCAACCAACGGTGCATATGAGGACGAGTGCCGCATAGGACTAAGGGCAGGGCTGAACGCCATAATAACAGGATTCCCAAAGAACCACCATGGTTACATGTGTGGTTACAGTCCAGGCACAGCAAGAAGGGGTAAGTTTGGCCTCCCAAGGGTCATGAAGATAATGAGGGAGGAGGTTGAGGCTGCTCTAACACCTGTTCCAGTACAGAAGCCCCAGCTTGAGGCCCTTGCAGCTGCAGTGAAGGCTTCAGGAAGAGAGAATGTTTATCCAGAAACCATCGGGCATACATATGTGGGTGACGCCCACTGGGCATGCCTCCCCTCAACTCCACTCTATGAAAGGGTGAATATAGAGAGGGACGTGGATACGCTTGCTGAGATGACCAGAAACGGCGACATACATGGAACAGTGGCAATCTTCGGCGCAAGATTCGTATCATGGGTGATTGCAAAGAAACTTGATGGAATGGTGGATGAATTCGTACTTGTGGACAGCGACCCGTGGGTTGAATGGGTTAGCGTGGACAACCTCAGATCAGAAATTAAAACCGAGGTCCGATGCGGCGGTTCCAGTGACGCGGATGCATACAGGGATTCTGATTCAGCCATAGTGTCCACAACCATCCCGGAGATCGCTGCAAAAATTTCTGGGAAATTCAGAGACGCTGTGACCCTTGTATGA
- a CDS encoding hydrogenase iron-sulfur subunit — MAEDDIKIVMFCCNWCSYGGADTAGTARMQYPTNIRVIRVMCSGRIEPQFVFKAFREGADGVLVTGCHHGDCHYDAGNYKLDRRMRLIYKLADELGIGRERIHHDWISASEGEKFAETVKMMVDRIRALGPSPIKKQLAEA, encoded by the coding sequence ATGGCTGAAGATGACATAAAAATTGTGATGTTCTGTTGTAACTGGTGTTCCTACGGTGGAGCGGACACTGCGGGAACAGCAAGGATGCAGTACCCTACAAACATTAGGGTTATCCGTGTGATGTGCTCAGGAAGGATAGAGCCACAGTTTGTTTTCAAGGCATTCAGGGAAGGCGCTGACGGTGTTCTCGTAACAGGATGCCACCACGGTGACTGCCACTACGACGCAGGAAACTACAAGCTCGACAGGAGAATGAGACTGATCTACAAACTGGCAGATGAACTTGGAATTGGCAGGGAAAGGATCCACCACGACTGGATATCCGCATCAGAAGGTGAAAAATTCGCCGAAACCGTCAAGATGATGGTTGACAGGATAAGGGCCCTTGGTCCATCACCAATCAAAAAACAGCTAGCTGAAGCATAA
- a CDS encoding UPF0254 family protein produces the protein MIRVATAECFTHGIVAREIHAYSMGYPMNYLWRVDAEVSLVAGLFIPTLSGVRSILRFEPPEPSATLNDIKVYTEKEDERVALMMARSVRRLTGADIGIGTTAGTGRGGIAVVSDDREEVINSDVEADLRFSGANEILARQESGIRRALELFESFISPP, from the coding sequence ATGATAAGGGTTGCCACAGCAGAGTGCTTCACCCATGGCATCGTTGCAAGGGAGATACACGCCTACTCCATGGGTTACCCCATGAACTACCTGTGGAGGGTTGACGCTGAGGTCTCACTCGTGGCTGGCCTCTTCATACCCACACTTTCAGGTGTGCGGAGCATCCTCAGATTTGAGCCTCCAGAACCCTCCGCCACCCTCAACGACATAAAGGTTTACACTGAAAAGGAGGATGAAAGGGTGGCCCTCATGATGGCCCGCTCTGTCAGAAGGCTAACAGGCGCGGATATAGGTATAGGTACAACCGCTGGTACAGGGAGGGGTGGTATTGCTGTTGTATCAGATGACAGGGAGGAGGTTATAAACTCTGATGTGGAGGCAGACCTCAGATTTTCAGGGGCAAATGAGATTCTTGCAAGACAGGAATCAGGGATAAGGAGGGCGCTGGAGTTATTTGAATCCTTTATCAGCCCCCCATAA
- a CDS encoding molybdopterin-binding domain-containing protein yields the protein MMVKHTLCPSCSAGCGVNIVEMGGAPVGTYPYRRHPVNEGKTCRAGRDCYEIPLMDRVTSPGVKKSGKLSGVNWDEALDKLTELLSSEDISILTTGTLTNEEALKLREIIENFNVKKSGLITVFPEFDYPEIDIRNIRDYDNIAVIGDAITCAPLIGRRIFHAMAAGAEVRSYDRRDETRMAVNSGFHITFSDEREVLNDLQQLPGGSLIIITPEIPEIIGPVLEFSSENEFDVLPIFEDFNTRGVMQHLPPVNEGEFDSVWLIDPGAAAEPVDVSGKFVLQSIRTEGLTPDIFLPVAAWCEKSGSYTSTAGYTMKLEPALQAPEGVLSDMEIFERILRAGD from the coding sequence ATGATGGTGAAACACACCTTATGCCCTTCCTGCAGTGCAGGCTGTGGCGTGAATATTGTGGAGATGGGTGGCGCACCTGTGGGAACCTACCCCTACAGGAGACACCCGGTCAATGAGGGAAAGACATGCAGGGCAGGCAGGGATTGCTATGAAATCCCCTTGATGGACAGAGTAACATCCCCTGGAGTTAAAAAATCAGGGAAACTAAGTGGAGTGAACTGGGATGAGGCACTGGATAAATTAACAGAACTTCTTTCATCAGAGGACATATCCATCCTGACAACAGGAACCCTCACCAATGAGGAGGCACTCAAACTCAGAGAAATCATAGAAAACTTTAATGTGAAAAAATCAGGTTTAATAACCGTTTTCCCTGAATTTGATTATCCTGAAATTGATATCAGAAATATCAGGGACTATGATAACATTGCAGTCATAGGAGATGCCATAACATGCGCCCCACTCATAGGTAGGAGAATATTCCATGCAATGGCTGCCGGAGCAGAGGTGAGATCCTATGACAGAAGGGATGAAACAAGAATGGCGGTAAATTCAGGGTTTCACATAACCTTCTCAGATGAGAGGGAGGTACTGAATGATCTCCAGCAACTTCCAGGGGGATCTCTGATTATAATAACACCTGAAATACCGGAAATTATAGGACCCGTTCTTGAGTTCTCATCTGAAAATGAATTTGATGTTCTCCCCATCTTTGAAGACTTCAACACGAGGGGGGTGATGCAACATTTACCTCCCGTTAATGAAGGAGAATTTGATTCTGTCTGGTTAATAGATCCCGGTGCAGCTGCAGAGCCGGTGGATGTATCAGGAAAATTCGTTCTCCAGTCCATAAGAACTGAAGGTCTGACACCTGATATTTTCCTTCCAGTGGCAGCATGGTGTGAAAAATCAGGTTCATACACCAGCACAGCGGGATACACCATGAAACTTGAACCCGCACTGCAGGCACCAGAAGGGGTTCTCTCAGACATGGAAATATTTGAAAGAATACTCAGGGCAGGTGATTGA
- a CDS encoding hydrogenase iron-sulfur subunit — protein sequence MSFEPKIVGFCCNWCSYGGADTAGTARMQYPPNVRIIRVMCSGRVNASMILKAFSEGADGVFVGGCHIGDCHYDSGNYKWKRRARFIEDILPEFGIDKERFRWEWISASEGEKFQKTMQEFYETVKYLGPLKRAGK from the coding sequence ATGAGTTTCGAGCCAAAGATAGTTGGATTCTGCTGCAACTGGTGCTCCTATGGCGGAGCAGACACCGCGGGAACAGCGAGGATGCAGTACCCACCCAACGTCCGTATCATAAGGGTGATGTGTTCAGGCCGTGTCAACGCCTCGATGATACTAAAGGCCTTCAGTGAGGGTGCAGACGGCGTCTTTGTGGGAGGATGCCACATAGGGGACTGCCACTATGATTCAGGTAACTACAAATGGAAACGAAGGGCCCGGTTCATTGAGGACATACTCCCTGAATTTGGCATAGATAAGGAAAGATTCAGGTGGGAGTGGATATCGGCATCGGAGGGTGAAAAATTTCAGAAGACAATGCAGGAGTTCTATGAGACTGTAAAATACCTTGGGCCACTGAAGAGGGCAGGAAAATAA